A stretch of Oryza brachyantha chromosome 4, ObraRS2, whole genome shotgun sequence DNA encodes these proteins:
- the LOC102720043 gene encoding serine carboxypeptidase-like 18 isoform X1 encodes MATRLQLLFLAQLLCLCSSSADAAAALGPTTTNSSRRKAVDRLPGYAGTLPFSLETGYVAVGEARFFYYFVESERSPEEDPLLLWLTGGPGCSAFSGLVYEIGPLYFDFHGYKGGLPNLLYKADSWTKISNVIFVDSPPGTGFSYATTAQGLKSSDTTVVHQLYTFVQKWLDDHPQFSSNPLYISGDSYSGIIIPTLAMEIAKGIESSDKRHLNLKGYIAGNPLTDPAHDANSRFPYLHRMGIIDDELYEGARKNCKGDYINPSNTQCANSVQALWDCISEMNDVHILEPRCEEDRSPILNNIDSHDRRARLLESAVSSICRNATYVLSKIWANEETVKESLGVHKGTVATWKRCNYEVPYTMDIHSAVEYHLSLITKGYRGLVYSGDHDSKISFVGTEGWIRSLNLSITDNWRPWYFNSQVVGFTKTYSNNLTYATVKGAGHTAPEYMPKECLAMVDRWLSGQPL; translated from the exons ATGGCGACGAGGCTGCAGCTGCTGTTCTTGGCCCAGCTGCTCTGTCTCTGCAGCtcctccgccgacgccgcggcggcgctggggccgacgacgacgaacagCAGCCGCAGGAAGGCGGTGGATCGGCTGCCCGGATATGCCGGCACGCTCCCGTTCTCGCTGGAAACAGG GTACGTGGCGGTGGGGGAGGCGCGATTCTTCTACTACTTCGTGGAGTCGGAGCGGAGCCCGGAGGAGGACCCCCTCCTTCTCTGGCTGACCGGTGGGCCCGGATGCTCTGCCTTCTCCGGCCTCGTCTACGAGATTG GCCCTCTGTATTTTGATTTTCACGGCTACAAAGGAGGATTGCCTAATTTGCTGTATAAGGCAGACTCCTGGACCAAA ATAAGCAATGTGATCTTCGTGGATTCTCCACCAGGGACTGGCTTCTCATACGCCACAACAGCCCAAGGCCTCAAGTCTAGCGACACCACTGTTGTTCATCAGCTCTACACTTTCGTCCAGAAG TGGTTAGATGATCACCCACAATTCTCCTCCAATCCACTCTATATTTCGGGTGATTCATATAGTGGTATAATTATACCTACTCTCGCCATGGAAATCGCTAAgg GAATAGAATCCAGTGACAAGCGGCATCTTAATCTCAAG GGTTACATTGCTGGCAATCCATTGACTGACCCTGCACATGATGCCAACAGTAGATTTCCATACCTTCATAGGATGGGAATTATAGACGATGAACTCTATGAG GGTGCTCGGAAGAATTGCAAGGGAGATTACATCAACCCTTCAAACACTCAGTGTGCCAACTCAGTCCAAGCCCTCTGGGAT TGCATAAGTGAAATGAATGATGTACACATCTTGGAGCCACGCTGCGAAGAAGATCGGAGCCCCATCCTTAACAACATTGATTCCCATGATAGAAGGGCAAGGCTCCTTGAGTCTGCAGTTTCGTCCATTTGTAGG AATGCAACATATGTTCTGTCCAAAATATGGGCCAATGAGGAAACTGTCAAGGAGAGCTTGGGTGTTCACAAG GGGACAGTGGCAACATGGAAAAGATGTAACTATGAGGTACCTTACACAATGGACATCCACAGTGCAGTGGAGTATCATCTAAGCTTAATCACCAAAGGATACCGAGGCCTTGTATACAG TGGTGACCATGACAGTAAAATATCTTTTGTTGGAACTGAAGGATGGATTAGGTCTCTTAACCTGTCCATCACAGATAATTGGCGACCATGGTATTTCAACAGCCAAGTTGTAGG ATTCACAAAAACTTACTCCAATAACTTGACATACGCAACAGTGAAG gGTGCTGGGCACACAGCTCCGGAGTACATGCCAAAGGAGTGTCTTGCTATGGTTGATAGATGGCTTTCTGGGCAACCTCTTTGA
- the LOC102719765 gene encoding probable inactive methyltransferase Os04g0175900 isoform X2 has product MAPPDTTMTSPGGVAAGDDDEATCLHALELICAFTVPMTLKAALQLGLLDALTDAAAGGRPLTADELTVELPAADKAEAAASVDRILRLLASFGVVKCSTTEVGPGGEALRRYSPAPVCRWLSGGNNHQGSLAAMAMLAVDEDYMKPWHHMGAAVAAGGPPAFERAHGMPLFEYMGTNHRLNTLFNQAMAQKSVMVTNKLLERFRGFDDDGIGVLVDVGGGTGATLELITSRYNHITGVNFDLPHVIAQAPPFPCRSRYSEVLHKINGPKLKDHEGKIRPRANPQFGDIRLIANQRGVTLLPVFRFI; this is encoded by the exons ATGGCTCCTCCGGACACTACCATGACTTCGCCCGGCggtgtcgccgccggcgacgacgacgaggcgacATGCCTGCACGCGCTGGAGCTAATCTGCGCCTTCACCGTCCCCATGACACTCAAGGCGGCGCTCCAACTCGGCCTCCTCGACGCACTtaccgatgccgccgccggcggccgcccgcTGACCGCGGACGAGCTGACCGTGGAGCTGCCTGCGGCGGAcaaggccgaggcggcggcgtcggttgACCGGATACTGAGGCTCCTCGCGTCGTTCGGCGTGGTCAAGTGCTCAACGACCGAGGTGGGGCCTGGCGGTGAAGCTCTCCGGCGCTACTCGCCGGCGCCTGTGTGCAGGTGGCTCTCCGGTGGCAACAACCACCAAGGGTCtctcgccgccatggccatgtTGGCCGTCGACGAGGACTACATGAAACCCTG GCACCACATGGGGGCGGCGGTTGCCGCTGGCGGGCCGCCGGCGTTCGAGAGGGCACACGGGATGCCGTTGTTCGAGTACATGGGGACGAATCATCGCCTGAACACGCTCTTCAACCAGGCAATGGCGCAGAAGTCGGTGATGGTGACCAACAAGCTACTCGAGCGCTTCCGTGGGTTCGACGACGATGGCATCGGCGTgctcgtcgacgtcggcggcggcacgggcgccACGCTGGAGTTGATCACCTCCCGCTACAACCACATCACCGGCGTCAACTTCGACCTGCCCCATGTCATTGCTCAGGCTCCACCTTTTCCAT GTAGGAGCAGGTACTCCGAGGTTTTGCACAAGATCAATGGACCCAAACTCAAAGATCATGAAGGCAAAATTCGCCCAAGGGCAAACCCTCAGTTTGGCGACATTAGACTCATCGCCAACCAGCGTGGTGTCACTCTCCTCCCCGTATTCAGATTCATCTAA
- the LOC102719765 gene encoding probable inactive methyltransferase Os04g0175900 isoform X1 has protein sequence MAPPDTTMTSPGGVAAGDDDEATCLHALELICAFTVPMTLKAALQLGLLDALTDAAAGGRPLTADELTVELPAADKAEAAASVDRILRLLASFGVVKCSTTEVGPGGEALRRYSPAPVCRWLSGGNNHQGSLAAMAMLAVDEDYMKPWHHMGAAVAAGGPPAFERAHGMPLFEYMGTNHRLNTLFNQAMAQKSVMVTNKLLERFRGFDDDGIGVLVDVGGGTGATLELITSRYNHITGVNFDLPHVIAQAPPFPCVKHISGDMFESIPNGDAIFLKLMLHLHNDEECIKILKNCHQALPNNGKVIAVEIVLPTTPEPIPAAQNPLRMDMIMLNLLRGGKERTEQELAKLARDSGFCGAFRTTYIAINHWALEFCK, from the exons ATGGCTCCTCCGGACACTACCATGACTTCGCCCGGCggtgtcgccgccggcgacgacgacgaggcgacATGCCTGCACGCGCTGGAGCTAATCTGCGCCTTCACCGTCCCCATGACACTCAAGGCGGCGCTCCAACTCGGCCTCCTCGACGCACTtaccgatgccgccgccggcggccgcccgcTGACCGCGGACGAGCTGACCGTGGAGCTGCCTGCGGCGGAcaaggccgaggcggcggcgtcggttgACCGGATACTGAGGCTCCTCGCGTCGTTCGGCGTGGTCAAGTGCTCAACGACCGAGGTGGGGCCTGGCGGTGAAGCTCTCCGGCGCTACTCGCCGGCGCCTGTGTGCAGGTGGCTCTCCGGTGGCAACAACCACCAAGGGTCtctcgccgccatggccatgtTGGCCGTCGACGAGGACTACATGAAACCCTG GCACCACATGGGGGCGGCGGTTGCCGCTGGCGGGCCGCCGGCGTTCGAGAGGGCACACGGGATGCCGTTGTTCGAGTACATGGGGACGAATCATCGCCTGAACACGCTCTTCAACCAGGCAATGGCGCAGAAGTCGGTGATGGTGACCAACAAGCTACTCGAGCGCTTCCGTGGGTTCGACGACGATGGCATCGGCGTgctcgtcgacgtcggcggcggcacgggcgccACGCTGGAGTTGATCACCTCCCGCTACAACCACATCACCGGCGTCAACTTCGACCTGCCCCATGTCATTGCTCAGGCTCCACCTTTTCCAT GCGTAAAACATATATCTGGAGATATGTTTGAGAGCATACCTAATGGAGATGCAATTTTCTTAAAG TTGATGCTTCACCTACACAATGATGAGGAGTGCATCAAGATCCTCAAGAACTGCCACCAAGCCCTCCCAAACAATGGGAAGGTGATTGCTGTTGAGATTGTGCTCCCGACGACTCCAGAGCCTATCCCGGCAGCACAGAACCCATTGCGGATGGACATGATAATGCTCAACCTTCTCAGGGGAGGAAAGGAGAGGACAGAGCAAGAGTTGGCTAAGCTAGCCAGGGACTCTGGCTTTTGTGGCGCCTTCCGGACAACCTATATCGCCATCAACCATTGGGCTCTTGAGTTTTGCAAGTAG
- the LOC102720043 gene encoding serine carboxypeptidase-like 18 isoform X2 yields MATRLQLLFLAQLLCLCSSSADAAAALGPTTTNSSRRKAVDRLPGYAGTLPFSLETGYVAVGEARFFYYFVESERSPEEDPLLLWLTGGPGCSAFSGLVYEIGPLYFDFHGYKGGLPNLLYKADSWTKISNVIFVDSPPGTGFSYATTAQGLKSSDTTVVHQLYTFVQKWLDDHPQFSSNPLYISGDSYSGIIIPTLAMEIAKESSDKRHLNLKGYIAGNPLTDPAHDANSRFPYLHRMGIIDDELYEGARKNCKGDYINPSNTQCANSVQALWDCISEMNDVHILEPRCEEDRSPILNNIDSHDRRARLLESAVSSICRNATYVLSKIWANEETVKESLGVHKGTVATWKRCNYEVPYTMDIHSAVEYHLSLITKGYRGLVYSGDHDSKISFVGTEGWIRSLNLSITDNWRPWYFNSQVVGFTKTYSNNLTYATVKGAGHTAPEYMPKECLAMVDRWLSGQPL; encoded by the exons ATGGCGACGAGGCTGCAGCTGCTGTTCTTGGCCCAGCTGCTCTGTCTCTGCAGCtcctccgccgacgccgcggcggcgctggggccgacgacgacgaacagCAGCCGCAGGAAGGCGGTGGATCGGCTGCCCGGATATGCCGGCACGCTCCCGTTCTCGCTGGAAACAGG GTACGTGGCGGTGGGGGAGGCGCGATTCTTCTACTACTTCGTGGAGTCGGAGCGGAGCCCGGAGGAGGACCCCCTCCTTCTCTGGCTGACCGGTGGGCCCGGATGCTCTGCCTTCTCCGGCCTCGTCTACGAGATTG GCCCTCTGTATTTTGATTTTCACGGCTACAAAGGAGGATTGCCTAATTTGCTGTATAAGGCAGACTCCTGGACCAAA ATAAGCAATGTGATCTTCGTGGATTCTCCACCAGGGACTGGCTTCTCATACGCCACAACAGCCCAAGGCCTCAAGTCTAGCGACACCACTGTTGTTCATCAGCTCTACACTTTCGTCCAGAAG TGGTTAGATGATCACCCACAATTCTCCTCCAATCCACTCTATATTTCGGGTGATTCATATAGTGGTATAATTATACCTACTCTCGCCATGGAAATCGCTAAgg AATCCAGTGACAAGCGGCATCTTAATCTCAAG GGTTACATTGCTGGCAATCCATTGACTGACCCTGCACATGATGCCAACAGTAGATTTCCATACCTTCATAGGATGGGAATTATAGACGATGAACTCTATGAG GGTGCTCGGAAGAATTGCAAGGGAGATTACATCAACCCTTCAAACACTCAGTGTGCCAACTCAGTCCAAGCCCTCTGGGAT TGCATAAGTGAAATGAATGATGTACACATCTTGGAGCCACGCTGCGAAGAAGATCGGAGCCCCATCCTTAACAACATTGATTCCCATGATAGAAGGGCAAGGCTCCTTGAGTCTGCAGTTTCGTCCATTTGTAGG AATGCAACATATGTTCTGTCCAAAATATGGGCCAATGAGGAAACTGTCAAGGAGAGCTTGGGTGTTCACAAG GGGACAGTGGCAACATGGAAAAGATGTAACTATGAGGTACCTTACACAATGGACATCCACAGTGCAGTGGAGTATCATCTAAGCTTAATCACCAAAGGATACCGAGGCCTTGTATACAG TGGTGACCATGACAGTAAAATATCTTTTGTTGGAACTGAAGGATGGATTAGGTCTCTTAACCTGTCCATCACAGATAATTGGCGACCATGGTATTTCAACAGCCAAGTTGTAGG ATTCACAAAAACTTACTCCAATAACTTGACATACGCAACAGTGAAG gGTGCTGGGCACACAGCTCCGGAGTACATGCCAAAGGAGTGTCTTGCTATGGTTGATAGATGGCTTTCTGGGCAACCTCTTTGA